One part of the Syntrophorhabdaceae bacterium genome encodes these proteins:
- the selB gene encoding selenocysteine-specific translation elongation factor, whose product MNNLEKNIVVGTAGHVDHGKTTLVKCLTGIDTDRLKEEKESGMTIEPGFAHLVLPNKTAVSIVDVPGHERFIKNMLRGISGVDIGILVIAADDGVMPQTVEHLDILSLLDIQQGLIVISKIDLVDEDLIQMVSDEIHELTEGTFLENAPIIPFSAKTGQGINKILKIIDDMAKKIVKNDSNDIFRLPIDRIFTMSGYGTIVTGTIASGKIKTGDSVEVYPLCKTTIVRNIQIHNKWIDEAIKGHRVGINISNIKVDELKRGMVLANLDSMQPAHIINAQFHYLNSNPRAILDKIKVKLYSGTSEVVGRMFFINKKKIGPGETCYVQLRLEEKIASFPYDRYVIRTLSPKKTIGGGIILEINPKKYKTSHSGLVEHLLSVEKRNIRKIIENLMMQDKYRTIDVSELVKKTYASKEEIKDVLNVMVKEGLAKFINDDSIILKEHYNALKVDILERISEFHSQHPHIKDISQEDIRSKVSLVFNQRLYKAIIKELAEEEKIEINQSRIKLSGFKTSLSENQKRLCKYIDNICRDYYFRPLPLNILANIKKRFGEQEIETVLKTMVNEKRLIRLNNNRLIHSNAMEDIKAKLRDYIGKKGKVTLSEFVDVIGIGRTQLQPIFDYLDAERFTMRIGDYRVLYKDVSYANKGTKNNEVYGLNIENKNKR is encoded by the coding sequence ATGAATAATCTGGAAAAGAACATAGTAGTTGGTACAGCAGGTCACGTAGATCATGGTAAAACAACACTCGTTAAATGCCTCACAGGGATTGATACAGATAGGTTGAAGGAAGAAAAAGAAAGTGGCATGACCATTGAGCCAGGCTTTGCCCATCTTGTTCTGCCTAATAAAACAGCGGTATCTATTGTGGATGTCCCAGGACATGAAAGGTTTATAAAGAACATGCTCAGGGGCATTTCAGGTGTAGATATTGGCATACTGGTTATTGCAGCAGATGATGGCGTCATGCCTCAGACCGTTGAACATCTTGATATCTTGAGCCTTTTAGACATTCAACAAGGCTTAATAGTTATATCTAAAATAGACCTTGTAGATGAAGATTTAATACAAATGGTCTCTGATGAGATTCACGAACTCACAGAGGGGACATTTCTTGAAAATGCCCCTATTATACCTTTTTCTGCCAAAACAGGGCAAGGCATTAATAAGATTCTTAAAATAATCGATGACATGGCAAAAAAAATAGTGAAAAACGACTCAAACGATATATTTCGTCTACCCATAGACCGTATATTCACCATGTCCGGTTATGGGACTATCGTGACCGGAACTATTGCCTCAGGAAAAATAAAAACAGGTGATAGCGTGGAAGTTTATCCTCTATGTAAGACCACCATTGTTCGTAATATCCAGATACACAACAAATGGATAGATGAGGCAATAAAAGGACACAGGGTAGGCATCAATATATCAAATATTAAGGTTGATGAATTGAAAAGAGGTATGGTCCTTGCAAATCTTGATTCTATGCAGCCAGCCCATATAATAAACGCCCAATTTCATTATCTAAACTCAAATCCACGTGCCATTTTAGATAAGATTAAGGTGAAGCTCTATTCAGGGACGTCAGAGGTTGTGGGAAGGATGTTTTTTATTAACAAAAAAAAGATAGGGCCTGGTGAGACTTGTTATGTTCAGTTGAGGTTGGAAGAAAAGATAGCATCATTTCCCTATGACAGATATGTAATCAGGACTTTAAGCCCTAAAAAGACCATAGGTGGGGGTATTATCTTAGAGATAAATCCAAAAAAATATAAAACTTCACATTCAGGCCTGGTGGAACACCTCCTATCAGTGGAGAAAAGAAATATTAGAAAAATAATTGAGAATCTTATGATGCAGGATAAATACAGGACAATTGATGTCTCAGAGCTTGTAAAGAAGACCTATGCCTCAAAAGAAGAGATAAAAGATGTGTTAAATGTAATGGTCAAAGAAGGCTTAGCAAAATTTATAAACGATGATTCTATCATACTAAAAGAACACTACAATGCTTTGAAGGTGGATATTCTTGAAAGAATTAGCGAATTCCATTCCCAGCATCCCCACATCAAGGATATATCGCAGGAGGATATACGCTCAAAGGTCTCACTTGTATTTAATCAAAGATTATACAAGGCAATAATCAAAGAACTTGCTGAAGAAGAAAAGATAGAGATAAATCAGAGTAGGATCAAGCTATCAGGATTCAAAACCAGTCTCAGCGAAAATCAAAAACGTTTATGCAAATATATAGATAATATTTGCAGGGATTATTATTTCAGGCCATTACCATTAAATATACTTGCAAACATAAAGAAGCGTTTTGGTGAACAGGAGATTGAAACAGTTTTAAAGACTATGGTTAACGAGAAAAGATTGATAAGGCTAAACAATAACAGGCTAATACATTCTAATGCCATGGAAGATATAAAGGCAAAACTTAGAGATTATATAGGAAAAAAAGGGAAGGTAACCCTGTCAGAATTTGTAGATGTCATTGGTATCGGAAGGACTCAGCTTCAGCCTATCTTTGATTACCTCGATGCTGAACGGTTTACCATGAGAATAGGGGACTACAGGGTTCTATATAAAGATGTCTCATATGCTAATAAAGGGACTAAAAATAATGAAGTTTACGGTTTGAATATTGAAAATAAGAATAAGAGGTGA
- a CDS encoding CoB--CoM heterodisulfide reductase iron-sulfur subunit A family protein — MENEFNSKQMLLKKLCENSGFNNHGDVMVVGGGISGIQAALDLGTAGFKVYFIEKSPTVGGKMAHLDKTFPTNDCSMCIESPKFVECKRHPNIEMITYAEVESVKGEKGDFTVTVVKKPRYVDESKCTGCTVCVEYCPAQYPDQFNQGISNNKAIHIYFAQAIPLVTYIDESCLYLKEKKCRICSSVCKTDAIDFSQKPEYIQIKVGAIIVSPGIEPFDPRVIKEYHYGEYANVVTAFDYERLLCATGPYEGEILRASDKKHPHNIAWIHCVGSRQVIGGGNSYCSAVCCTYTQKQVILTKDHDADARCTVFHNDIRSYSKDFERFYQRAENLPGIRFIRSYVSIVREDPVTKNIFIRYSTPEGEIKEEEFDMVVLSIGLAPPANAKKFAQAFGIELNEHGFCKTNPFNPLETTRPGIFVSGAFLNPMDIPESVYTASGAGSLCGETLSYRRGKLSKERIYPPERDVSHEEPRIGVYVCHCGANIGRIVNVPEVVEYAKILPNVIHSEENLFICSTEAAAMLAKDIKEKNLNRVIVAACTPRTHEPLFRDTLREAGINQYYYEMSNIREHCSWVHSKEKEAATEKAKDLIRMSVARSHLLEPLQEFDLPVNKVALVVGGGIAGMTSALSIANQGHEVHLVEKENQLGGMALNLRYTLEGLDVQAFLGELKKKVYNHPLIHVYTGAEIKDATGYVGNFVTTIKSDNRTAEIKHGATVIAIGADVYKPNEYLYGEDERVILHLDLEEKISKADKSVMDAKSVVMIQCVGSRNEERNYCSRICCNESVKNALKLKEINPNVDVYILFRDMRTYGFSEDYYREASNKDVRFIHYEPNHKPIIIPGESEDGRSVLKVTVKDFVLGKNLEIDADIITLASAIIPAETTQDISKKFKVALGPDGFMQEAHVKLRPVDFAAEGIYLAGIAHYPKMIKETLGQAYGAAGRALTLLSNDTVVASGSVCTVDEKMCMGCGACSTACTYNAIELKETKQGRKAVVVPVLCKGCGLCNSKCPTGAIQLKHYTDQEIFNQILAGLYKDPEYASGKIVTI, encoded by the coding sequence ATGGAAAATGAATTTAATTCAAAACAAATGTTATTAAAAAAGCTATGTGAGAATTCAGGTTTTAATAATCATGGGGATGTCATGGTAGTTGGAGGTGGTATAAGTGGCATTCAGGCTGCCCTTGACCTGGGCACAGCAGGGTTTAAGGTCTATTTCATAGAAAAATCACCTACTGTGGGTGGCAAGATGGCTCATTTAGATAAAACATTCCCCACCAATGACTGCTCCATGTGTATAGAATCACCCAAATTTGTAGAATGCAAAAGACATCCTAATATTGAGATGATCACTTATGCAGAGGTAGAAAGCGTTAAAGGCGAAAAGGGAGATTTTACTGTCACTGTGGTAAAAAAACCAAGATATGTAGACGAATCTAAATGCACTGGCTGCACTGTATGCGTTGAATATTGTCCGGCCCAGTACCCTGATCAATTTAATCAGGGTATCTCCAATAATAAGGCTATTCATATATATTTTGCACAGGCAATACCTCTTGTAACTTATATTGATGAAAGTTGTCTTTATTTAAAAGAAAAAAAATGCAGGATATGTTCATCAGTCTGTAAGACAGATGCCATAGACTTCAGCCAAAAGCCTGAATACATTCAGATTAAAGTTGGGGCTATTATTGTTTCCCCAGGCATTGAGCCTTTTGATCCAAGAGTTATCAAAGAATACCATTATGGTGAATATGCCAATGTGGTCACTGCCTTTGATTATGAAAGGTTACTATGTGCCACAGGTCCATATGAGGGGGAAATCTTAAGGGCATCTGACAAAAAACACCCCCATAATATAGCATGGATACACTGTGTTGGTTCAAGACAGGTAATAGGAGGCGGAAATAGTTACTGTTCGGCAGTCTGCTGCACTTACACTCAAAAGCAGGTGATACTTACAAAAGACCATGATGCAGATGCACGCTGCACTGTTTTTCACAATGATATACGCTCATATAGCAAAGACTTTGAAAGATTCTACCAAAGGGCAGAAAACCTGCCTGGCATAAGGTTTATAAGAAGCTATGTGTCCATAGTAAGGGAAGACCCTGTAACGAAAAATATATTCATAAGATATTCAACGCCTGAAGGAGAAATAAAGGAAGAAGAATTTGATATGGTCGTTCTATCTATTGGTTTGGCACCACCTGCAAATGCGAAAAAATTTGCACAAGCCTTTGGGATAGAATTAAATGAACATGGTTTCTGTAAAACAAATCCCTTTAATCCTTTGGAGACCACAAGACCTGGCATATTTGTGAGTGGTGCATTTTTAAATCCCATGGACATACCCGAATCAGTCTATACAGCCAGCGGTGCTGGATCTCTCTGCGGTGAAACACTCAGCTACAGAAGAGGCAAACTTTCAAAGGAAAGGATCTATCCACCTGAAAGGGATGTATCACACGAAGAGCCGAGGATAGGGGTTTATGTATGCCATTGCGGTGCAAATATTGGCAGAATCGTAAATGTCCCTGAGGTAGTGGAATATGCTAAGATACTGCCTAATGTAATTCATTCAGAAGAAAACCTTTTTATCTGTTCAACAGAGGCTGCTGCCATGCTGGCAAAGGATATAAAAGAAAAAAATTTAAACAGGGTAATAGTAGCTGCATGCACACCGAGAACACACGAGCCCTTATTCAGAGACACACTCCGCGAGGCAGGTATAAATCAGTATTATTATGAGATGTCTAATATAAGAGAACACTGCTCTTGGGTTCATTCAAAGGAGAAGGAGGCTGCCACAGAAAAGGCAAAGGATCTTATCAGAATGTCCGTGGCCAGGTCACACCTTTTAGAGCCTTTACAGGAATTTGATCTTCCTGTGAACAAGGTAGCCCTTGTGGTAGGAGGTGGTATAGCAGGCATGACCAGCGCCTTATCTATTGCAAATCAGGGGCACGAGGTTCATCTGGTAGAAAAAGAAAATCAATTAGGTGGAATGGCACTTAATTTGCGTTATACCCTCGAAGGTCTTGATGTGCAGGCTTTTTTGGGTGAATTAAAGAAAAAGGTCTATAATCATCCCTTAATACACGTATATACAGGTGCAGAGATAAAAGATGCAACTGGTTATGTGGGAAATTTTGTAACTACCATCAAATCTGACAATAGAACTGCAGAGATAAAACATGGTGCAACAGTGATTGCCATTGGAGCTGATGTATATAAACCAAATGAATATTTATATGGAGAAGACGAGAGGGTAATTTTACACTTAGATTTAGAAGAAAAGATATCAAAGGCAGATAAAAGTGTTATGGATGCCAAAAGTGTTGTCATGATCCAGTGTGTAGGCTCAAGGAATGAAGAGAGAAACTATTGCAGCCGCATATGCTGTAATGAATCTGTAAAGAATGCATTGAAACTCAAAGAAATAAATCCTAATGTGGATGTTTACATATTATTCAGAGATATGAGAACATATGGCTTCTCGGAAGATTATTACAGGGAAGCATCTAACAAGGATGTAAGGTTTATACATTACGAGCCGAATCATAAGCCGATTATAATACCAGGTGAATCTGAAGACGGAAGATCAGTTCTGAAAGTAACAGTAAAAGATTTTGTCCTTGGGAAAAATTTGGAGATAGATGCAGATATTATAACATTGGCTTCTGCTATAATCCCTGCAGAAACAACTCAGGATATATCAAAAAAATTTAAGGTTGCCTTAGGCCCTGATGGCTTTATGCAAGAGGCACATGTAAAGTTAAGGCCTGTTGACTTTGCTGCAGAGGGCATATATCTCGCTGGGATTGCCCATTATCCCAAAATGATAAAGGAAACATTGGGTCAGGCATATGGAGCAGCAGGAAGGGCTCTGACCCTCCTTTCTAATGATACTGTGGTAGCATCAGGGTCTGTATGCACAGTAGATGAAAAGATGTGCATGGGATGCGGTGCTTGTTCCACTGCGTGCACATATAATGCCATAGAATTAAAAGAGACAAAACAAGGAAGGAAGGCAGTTGTTGTCCCTGTTCTTTGTAAAGGTTGTGGTCTTTGTAATTCCAAATGCCCAACAGGGGCAATACAGCTTAAACATTATACTGACCAGGAGATATTCAATCAAATCCTGGCAGGCTTATACAAAGATCCAGAATACGCTTCAGGAAAGATAGTCACTATTTAG